TTGCCGTCTCAACCTTGTCGCCCGTTAGCATCCAAATTTTGATACCGGCATTTCTCAGCAGTTCCAGCGAGGGCTTGACGTCTTTCTGAAGCTTATCCTCTACGCCCGTCAcgcccagcagctccaggtcGCTCTCGAGGTAGCGTGAGACGACCCGCTGCATCCCGGCATCTCGTCCCGTGATGGAAAGTGAGGCTTCGTGATATTGAGAGGCAAACTCCTGATACTGCTGATGAGAGAGCTTCTTCCGTCCGACGACAAGAGTTCGCAGTCCCTCACGTGCCATGTTGGCCGTCTCCTCATCGAGCCAGTCGTTTGCCGCCACAATTGAGCTCATAACAGTGTCTGCACCCTTTTGATAGAACCAGATTTCGCCGTTGCCGAGAGCAGGGTTGGCGTGCACGTTGTCGAGAAATTGGACTACGATTCCCATGCGTTTGCCTTCGGATGTAAACGGAAAGACGTCAAGGATCCGTACTTTGACAACAGGCTTTCCAGTCTCAGTGGATTCCAAAACCATTCCTTTGCGGTCACGGTACGATAACTTTAGTCCCACAGATTCAGTCCACCTCACAATAGCAATCTCATCTGGGGAAGATGCCTGGTACGAGGTTACCTCCTTGCCGTCTTCAATTTCTGATGTCGGTGTCACATTGTGGCAGAGCGCAAGAGCAAGCACAACATCCCGTACACGAGACCCGATTTCTCGACGTGTGCGAGTGGCCCCTATGTTAACGGTATTAGAcatggctgaagaaggagtaATGAGTGTGCCGTGAGATGATGGGTCGGTGGTGGGCTGGACATAAAAGGCCTGGCGGACATAGGAGGTGACTTCATCCATAGCTTCATTGGCGTATGAAACGGTTCCGACATgaatcttcttcatttccaTGTCATTCTGGGTCAATGTGCCAGTTTTGTCGCTCAGCAAGTACTCGATCCGTCCTAGATCCTCTGGAATAGTGCTTGTACGCACAACCGCCCCTGGAATGCCTGGATCTCGTTGGATGAATCGTGAAAAGGCGCTCTTGCCCAGATCTAAGTTTACTCGCAAGCTGATTGGCACAATGGTCgaaaacaagacaaggaaTCGCATGATCTTGATGTACCAAGCGTTTTCGCCACTCTTTTCGAAGCCCTCAAGGGCGACGAGTATGACGGATAGGGCCAGCGTGAGAGCACAGAGGATCTTGGTCAGAGAGTTGATCTCATATTCCAAGAGGCCAGTTTTTGAACGAGAAGGAGAGGTGGAAAGCGCGGATCGGGTCTGCGGGCCGGTGTACAGTATGACTGCAAAGGTAGTGCCCTGAGAGGCAATGACAGTATTGGCCCAAGCGGTGTTATCAATGGACAACGCTGCTGATCTGGCATCGTTGCTCATTTCGCCGTCCGACGTGACTTGCTGGCTGGTTGCCGCCTGTCTGGTAGCCATCAACTCGACCGTTCCAACAAACTCGTTAACCTTCTTGTCTGGCTTGCCGGCTGTGATGCGAAGGCGGACAAATTCTTCCAGAGCAATACCCTGAGTAAGCGGAGACGCCAATCTCAGTTTCCAATCCGTCTCTCCGTCCAATTGGTCGGTCCTGATGAATGTTTCTCCAGAGGGGCCCTTGCTCGCTTCGTCGTCTTGGGATGCCGGTGCTTCGGGCGCTTTGCCCTTGGCACTGGAGCTAGACTCCCCTTCTTCGAATGCGAGAAgcgtctcctcttcctcctcttcgacGGGTTCAGTGGATGAGTCAACCGTAGTTCCCTCTGTTGAGTGACACTGTAGAATAACGACGTCTGCTGGCACTCTTTGGCCTTTGGTAAGCTTGAGAACGTCACCCACGCGCAAATCCTTTGACTTTCGGCTGATTTCCTGAACAACTGAAGTGGGTTGTTCCCCATCCTCTTGGATATCGGTAAGGTCATGGCGCCCGGCTTGCGACTTTCGGCCCTTGCGCCCGACTGTCTCTGATTTTAGTGGTTTGCGCGGTCTTGAACTCTTTGCGTAATTTCCAGGTTCCGTAAACTGTAGTACATGATATTCTTCGGAATTTGCTTCATTGTCCCTTCGCCGTCTATCGATATCGTCGTAGGCTTCCTTTCCCATAGTGATACAAAGAACAAAGGCGAGTGGGGCAATGTACGTAGACAAATAGCCGATTCGGAGGGCTGGTATCACTTGGGATAGCGCAACCAGCAAAAAGTacatgttgaagaagaatgagaaCTCGTTGTATAGTGTTATCGGCAGGAAGGTGATTGCCGTATACTTGGCATTGGAGACGATGTTGGTCGGGAATCGAGACGCTTGGATGGAGCCCACGGCGACCATTCGAGAAGACAATGGgtcgtcatcctcagcctgctcttctgcttcccTGTCATCGGGCTTCTTTCGCGAAAAGAAGCTAAGTAGTCGTATGCCGGAGCTTAGACGTCCGGATGTAGGTGGTTTTCGACTCTGCGAGCCCTGATCGCCCAGTAAGGGCGCATTGTCCTCTCCATTTCCACCTCCTTCAGACCAATGGAGCCGAGAGCTGTGCTCGTCATGGTCTTCTATTAAGTCTTGTTCTTGCTCGTTTGAGTCTTGGCGATTCCGACCGAGGTCTCCATATCCACTATCTCGCTTTGTGCGCCGCAGCCCACCCATACGCAAGTTCCTTAGAGCTATTCTGGAAGCCCTCTGTTCTTCTACCGGATGGTTCTGTTGCACTTCACGTGCTGGCTCTGTTGAAATGGGGTCGAGCTCTTGGATGTCAAGATCGAGATCGGAGTCGGAATCGTTTGACGGAGACTCGGGCGACTGGTATGAGGGTGAAGGAGGCATCCCGCATCAAGCTGATTCCGGGCCTCGGCGATGAGTTGCGTTCTGAGAGAGCTGCCACCGCGGCCGGGTGCTCATGCTGCGTGCCTGAgcagggggaggggagaaaaaggcagaTCGGAGTGGATTACAGCGGTAGACGGAGAAATGCGGTGGAGAGCATTATTCGGTGTGTTGGATGGATAGCCGCGGTGCTCGCCCAAAAGGGCCTTATAAGTGTATCAATAGCTGGCGCACTCTCAAAAGAATATGCGATTGTCCATGTGCGGTTCTGCTGTTAAAGCAAGAGTTCCTGAAGCTATCGTGTCGTTGTTTGTATCGGACCAAACAGAAGGGATACGTAAGGCGGCCTCGCGCTAAAGCCCCGGAGCCAGGGGATTTCGTCAGAGCCTGGGTGGGGCGCCTACGCAGCGCCACACGTGCGCTAACAGACAGCCCGACATTCGTAGAGGAATTGATTGCAATGGATGCGAAACTCGACACAAGTTGATGTTTCATGTTTAGCATGTCTCGATGCAATTATACTTACGATTGGCACAGTTTATGTTGATTCGACTACAGTATGTAATACAACACTATCTAGCACTAGTAGCTGCATTGCTGTGCATGGATAACAGTTTCAATGCGGTATCGCACGTCATCTagaagccgaagccgccaTCACATGTCTTTGTCTAGCCTTTAGGCATCCTTGAGCAACGCTCGGATCAAGTGGGAATAAGTACAGATTACAAGATTAACTCCGCGTTGAATTCGGACAACGTGTTTACAACTTTAATGAGGCGCGGCGGAAGCAACTCACCCAAAATAGCTTCAATGCGAGGTCCTTAGCCTTTATGTCGACCAATTTCCATCTCCTGTGATCTCTCTTTGCCGCTGCTACAGCTAGCATGCTTCATAGCTGCAAGGCCTTGAAAGCCAGAACAAAGAGCCATCCATGACTTACTTAGAGTGGCGAAGAGCTGGCCAAATAGAAATCTTGGTTACGGCGTACGTGTCATTTCTACTCTAGCATCTGCAGCCGAGTCAACGCAGGCCTTGTTTGGGCCATGCCGCTGCTGATTCCCCCGCCAGAGCTACGGTGTAATACATGCACACTTACACACGACGTAGCAGCGCCATCATGCATGCAGTTTGCGATAGCAGCACCGAATGGACAGAGAATCACCACATGTCAGTCGGCTGCCAATAAGACCTTCCTGATGAGGGCCATCGCATCTCGAGCTACTGCGGGGATCGATCCCGTGGCACAGGGATGTTGTATAGTGAGTGCAGGTTAAAAACACAACCCGAGAATCGCGGGGCTTCGCAAAGTTTGACTCAGAGAGCCGGGCTTTGCAACTGCCCATGCTCAGACTCCCCGGCTGAATCCTAGCTTGCAGACATagacatggccatggcgaggATAAAAGCTGACAACGTGGGGACGCGGCGATTGTGAAACCTGGCCTCAGCAGGCAGGTGGCCAGATATGGTTGAGGATATCAGAAGCGGCCCTGTGGGTAAGACGGTGTTCCGTTCTCCGAGGTGTACAGTTACAATATGTTGTCAGACCCAGGGTCAATACGCATGGATTGTTGGGAGCAGTATTTGTGTTTGCCACTGGGAAATCCTGCTGCAAGCACAGAGTATAGTAGGGCGAATATAGCATAAAGAATCTACCAGCGGAGGAGAATCCGCGTATCATGGGATCTTTGTTTAAAGCAAACATTCCTCGCGATGCTGGCGAAGGTGGGATGTTGCGCCGGCTAAGCCCCGGCAGCCCACCGCGTCGTCCATTTGTCTCGGCGGGAATGTGACGTTGGTAGACCACTACTGTACCAAGAGAGGCAAGGAACACATTGCACCACCCGCGCGAGTACCTCTGTCAGGTATTTTCCCACGCTTCCGCTAGCGCAAAGGTTAGTACCTGTACACAGTACGCCCGTGCTCAGTGGCTTCTACTCCTGATTCTCTCCAAGCATTACGTGCCAACTGGCCcttgtcttctccatctgATATCCGTTCTGCGGTTTATATGTTGCCCTTGCTAC
This genomic stretch from Trichoderma breve strain T069 chromosome 1, whole genome shotgun sequence harbors:
- a CDS encoding haloacid dehalogenase-like hydrolase domain-containing protein, encoding MPPSPSYQSPESPSNDSDSDLDLDIQELDPISTEPAREVQQNHPVEEQRASRIALRNLRMGGLRRTKRDSGYGDLGRNRQDSNEQEQDLIEDHDEHSSRLHWSEGGGNGEDNAPLLGDQGSQSRKPPTSGRLSSGIRLLSFFSRKKPDDREAEEQAEDDDPLSSRMVAVGSIQASRFPTNIVSNAKYTAITFLPITLYNEFSFFFNMYFLLVALSQVIPALRIGYLSTYIAPLAFVLCITMGKEAYDDIDRRRRDNEANSEEYHVLQFTEPGNYAKSSRPRKPLKSETVGRKGRKSQAGRHDLTDIQEDGEQPTSVVQEISRKSKDLRVGDVLKLTKGQRVPADVVILQCHSTEGTTVDSSTEPVEEEEEETLLAFEEGESSSSAKGKAPEAPASQDDEASKGPSGETFIRTDQLDGETDWKLRLASPLTQGIALEEFVRLRITAGKPDKKVNEFVGTVELMATRQAATSQQVTSDGEMSNDARSAALSIDNTAWANTVIASQGTTFAVILYTGPQTRSALSTSPSRSKTGLLEYEINSLTKILCALTLALSVILVALEGFEKSGENAWYIKIMRFLVLFSTIVPISLRVNLDLGKSAFSRFIQRDPGIPGAVVRTSTIPEDLGRIEYLLSDKTGTLTQNDMEMKKIHVGTVSYANEAMDEVTSYVRQAFYVQPTTDPSSHGTLITPSSAMSNTVNIGATRTRREIGSRVRDVVLALALCHNVTPTSEIEDGKEVTSYQASSPDEIAIVRWTESVGLKLSYRDRKGMVLESTETGKPVVKVRILDVFPFTSEGKRMGIVVQFLDNVHANPALGNGEIWFYQKGADTVMSSIVAANDWLDEETANMAREGLRTLVVGRKKLSHQQYQEFASQYHEASLSITGRDAGMQRVVSRYLESDLELLGVTGVEDKLQKDVKPSLELLRNAGIKIWMLTGDKVETARCVAISSKLVARGQYIYTVAKLNRKDNAQEHLDFLRSKTDACLLIDGESLALFLTHFRIEFISIAVLLPTVVACRCSPTQKAEVAKLIREYTKKRVCCIGDGGNDVSMIQAADVGVGIVGKEGRQASLAADFSIEQFCHLVKLLVWHGRNSYKRSAKLAQFVIHRGLIIAVCQTMYSIALKFEPEGLYKNWLMVGYATVYTAAPVLSLVLDKDVDEDLANLYPELYKELTSGRSLSYRTFFVWVLVSIYQGGMIQGLSQILTEVDSKRMVSVSYTVLVLNELLMVAIEITTWHPLMIISIVGTFIFYIGSMPFLGDYFDLAFLITWGFVWRVLAIGSISLIPPYAGKLISRTMKPPSYRKVQNR